One stretch of Bacteroidota bacterium DNA includes these proteins:
- a CDS encoding glycosyltransferase family 39 protein, translated as MIVLAAFSIRLIVVLLLSPPLLSDEIDYYHLGQSIVNENSFSLDGIPTASRAPGYPIIIASIISLFGNSIGAMRVFQALVDSVTCFLVFTICRNSFSLKTAYLATIVYALFPGSMFYILFLMTETIFTGVLMIAIFLASSRRLQDSTILRLLLGAVLGILTLIKPNAAILFLIFLAWEWFRSRSVISTLRKYLLVCIGFVLLISPWIIRNKIQFDRLSLTSNGGVNFWIGHNEQATGSFRYVEKNNPLENVKGEFERSQFALREGLSYLATHPLQEIKLICLKSIHFFEPDFGLMQSLFYREEWKTYSRALHIYREFPPLIFVGFHFLTAGIVLLALWSFIFTNDSTLRNITLIKMVIIGWICFHLIFFTVARYRIPMMPAMIILAAYSIESWNTKSYTITTLRKYFFIITSVLLISSWIYIFGIIYVRP; from the coding sequence ATGATTGTTCTTGCCGCATTTTCAATACGGCTTATAGTCGTTTTATTGCTCTCTCCTCCGTTGTTATCTGATGAAATTGATTATTATCATCTTGGACAATCCATAGTCAATGAAAATAGTTTTAGTTTGGACGGGATCCCTACTGCATCTCGGGCACCGGGATATCCGATCATCATAGCGTCCATAATTTCCCTCTTTGGCAATTCCATTGGAGCAATGAGGGTCTTTCAAGCCCTGGTTGATAGTGTGACATGTTTTCTTGTGTTCACAATCTGCCGAAACAGTTTCTCCTTAAAAACTGCCTATTTAGCAACAATAGTATATGCTTTATTTCCGGGCAGCATGTTTTACATTTTATTCTTAATGACAGAAACAATTTTTACCGGTGTATTGATGATCGCCATATTCCTTGCCTCCAGCCGACGTCTTCAGGATTCTACAATTTTGAGATTATTGTTGGGAGCCGTGCTCGGAATACTAACACTGATAAAACCAAACGCTGCAATTCTGTTTCTCATTTTTTTGGCTTGGGAATGGTTCCGCTCCAGATCTGTTATTTCAACCTTAAGGAAGTACCTTCTTGTATGTATTGGTTTCGTTTTACTTATCTCTCCTTGGATAATACGGAATAAGATCCAATTTGATCGTTTATCATTAACAAGCAATGGTGGTGTGAATTTTTGGATCGGCCATAACGAGCAGGCAACCGGTTCATTTCGGTATGTCGAAAAGAATAATCCATTAGAGAATGTCAAAGGAGAATTCGAGCGTTCACAGTTCGCATTAAGGGAAGGGCTGAGTTATCTAGCCACTCATCCGTTACAAGAGATAAAATTGATCTGTTTGAAATCAATTCATTTCTTCGAACCAGATTTTGGATTGATGCAGTCACTTTTTTACAGAGAGGAATGGAAGACATATTCCCGTGCTCTGCATATTTACCGGGAATTCCCACCGCTCATCTTTGTTGGATTTCATTTTCTGACGGCTGGGATCGTTCTTCTGGCGTTGTGGAGTTTTATATTTACCAATGATTCAACACTCAGAAATATTACTCTCATTAAAATGGTCATCATTGGATGGATTTGTTTTCACCTCATCTTTTTCACTGTTGCACGCTACAGGATACCAATGATGCCTGCGATGATCATTTTGGCAGCATATTCAATTGAGTCATGGAACACAAAGTCTTATACAATTACAACGCTTCGAAAATACTTCTTCATCATCACTTCTGTGTTACTGATCAGCAGTTGGATTTATATATTTGGCATAATCTACGTTAGGCCATAA
- the ygiD gene encoding 4,5-DOPA dioxygenase extradiol, with the protein MKLHELKNITDDHSKSERMPLLFVGHGNPMNAIEDNRYSKSWKEIGAKLPTPQAILSVSAHWLTRGTKVLAMDQPKTIHDFGGFPEELFAQQYPAPGAPEFAKETQRLSTNKHIILDEEWGFDHGTWSVLKQMFPKANIPVYQLSIDYNQSMEYHYELGQQIQSLREKGVMVIGSGNIVHNLRAINFQQGAKPYDWAIEFDAKIRHWVETGDHRSIMEFQKLGALSQLAHPTYDHFLPLMYVLGFQNKRELPRFFNDDFDMSSVSMRSMIYES; encoded by the coding sequence ATGAAATTACATGAACTCAAGAACATTACAGACGATCATTCAAAGAGTGAAAGAATGCCCTTGCTATTTGTCGGCCATGGTAATCCCATGAATGCGATTGAAGATAATCGTTACAGTAAATCGTGGAAAGAAATCGGTGCTAAACTTCCTACGCCACAGGCAATTCTATCGGTTTCAGCTCATTGGCTGACCCGAGGGACAAAAGTTCTTGCCATGGATCAGCCTAAAACAATCCATGATTTTGGCGGTTTTCCTGAAGAATTATTTGCGCAACAATATCCTGCCCCTGGTGCGCCGGAATTTGCAAAAGAGACTCAACGATTATCCACAAACAAGCATATCATCTTAGACGAGGAGTGGGGATTTGATCATGGAACGTGGAGTGTTTTAAAACAGATGTTTCCAAAGGCAAACATTCCTGTCTATCAACTCAGCATTGATTACAATCAATCGATGGAATATCACTATGAATTGGGACAGCAGATTCAATCATTGCGTGAAAAAGGGGTGATGGTTATTGGGAGCGGAAATATTGTGCATAATCTTCGAGCGATTAATTTTCAACAAGGTGCAAAGCCGTATGACTGGGCTATAGAATTTGACGCAAAGATCAGGCACTGGGTCGAAACAGGAGACCACCGATCAATTATGGAATTTCAAAAACTCGGAGCGCTTTCGCAGCTTGCACATCCAACGTACGACCATTTTCTTCCGCTGATGTATGTGCTCGGTTTTCAAAACAAACGAGAATTGCCCAGGTTCTTTAATGATGATTTTGATATGAGTTCGGTTTCGATGCGTTCAATGATCTATGAAAGCTGA
- a CDS encoding pirin family protein: MYTLYKSTERSNTFGSWGTSAETFFGSDQEKYLGFGNLVQLTHSTLNVNQGNSGMKLHRNMEIVDIILKGSVGFQDSFGETSTFPENTIQVVSAGKGIYQNEFNAGLDESEKIQIGFLPNSLNKTPGKTKALFDLHQNSNSLVELVSPRNPSSLSVRQQAAVLMGEFEPNQHIGYAINSKTIGLFVYTICGVVTVHNEILRRGDSVGIINEEQTLLHTAEQSKILVIEVSLND, encoded by the coding sequence ATGTACACATTGTACAAATCAACTGAGCGATCGAACACTTTCGGTTCCTGGGGCACATCGGCGGAAACATTCTTTGGGTCTGATCAAGAAAAATATCTCGGCTTCGGCAATCTCGTCCAATTGACGCATTCTACATTAAATGTGAATCAAGGAAATTCCGGAATGAAACTTCATCGGAACATGGAGATTGTCGATATTATTCTTAAGGGCTCGGTTGGATTTCAGGACAGTTTCGGAGAAACATCAACGTTTCCGGAAAACACGATTCAGGTCGTATCGGCAGGGAAAGGGATATACCAAAATGAATTCAATGCAGGTTTAGACGAATCAGAAAAAATCCAAATCGGCTTTTTGCCGAATTCATTGAACAAAACCCCTGGCAAAACTAAAGCATTGTTTGATTTACATCAAAACAGTAATTCATTAGTGGAACTTGTGTCCCCCCGCAATCCGTCGTCATTGAGTGTCCGACAGCAAGCAGCGGTACTTATGGGTGAATTTGAACCAAATCAACACATTGGTTATGCTATAAACAGTAAAACGATCGGTTTATTCGTCTATACCATTTGCGGAGTTGTTACCGTGCATAATGAAATACTGAGACGGGGTGACTCTGTTGGAATTATTAATGAAGAGCAAACGTTATTACATACAGCTGAGCAGTCAAAAATTTTAGTTATAGAAGTATCATTGAACGATTAA
- a CDS encoding dienelactone hydrolase family protein — protein sequence MRELIIQTQGIPPHNSAKTILYGPELVKAKAALIMMHGRGATAESILELSRYFMFDGVSYIAPQADGFTWYPNSFLMPIESNEPGLSSALKKMTNVVDHVVSEGIPEHKIMLLGFSQGASLSLEWTARTARNIAAVFGLSGGLIGPPGTKRNYEGSFTQTTVFLGCSDVDVHIPKERVIESADIFKRMNADVTMRLYPKLPHTVNDDEVYFVNTFIKKLIES from the coding sequence ATGAGAGAATTGATCATACAAACGCAAGGAATTCCACCGCATAACAGTGCAAAAACCATTTTGTATGGTCCTGAATTGGTGAAAGCAAAGGCAGCGCTCATTATGATGCATGGGCGCGGCGCAACGGCTGAAAGTATTTTGGAGCTTTCCCGTTATTTTATGTTTGATGGAGTTTCGTATATTGCACCGCAGGCGGATGGATTTACGTGGTATCCGAATAGTTTTTTGATGCCGATTGAGAGTAATGAACCAGGACTTTCTTCGGCATTGAAAAAAATGACGAATGTGGTCGATCATGTGGTTTCAGAAGGTATTCCTGAACATAAGATAATGCTGCTTGGTTTTTCGCAAGGCGCTTCTCTTTCATTGGAATGGACAGCACGGACAGCAAGAAATATTGCTGCAGTTTTCGGATTAAGCGGTGGGTTGATAGGTCCACCGGGTACAAAAAGAAATTATGAAGGTTCGTTTACCCAAACGACAGTATTCTTAGGATGTAGCGATGTTGATGTCCATATTCCCAAAGAACGAGTTATTGAAAGCGCAGATATATTTAAAAGAATGAATGCTGATGTTACTATGCGATTGTATCCAAAATTACCGCACACAGTGAACGATGACGAAGTGTATTTTGTCAATACATTCATTAAGAAACTGATTGAGTCGTAA
- a CDS encoding ring-cleaving dioxygenase, with the protein MKSKILGIHHITAMASDAQSNVDFYVNVLGLRFVKKSINQDAPDVYHLYYGDETGSPGTAMTFFPFGRAARGTRGNGEISHVAFAVPTRSQDFWISHLAKHGIQFDGPYKIFGEEVLTFLDPDGLAIDLVFSDKQELRHPWKKSSVPVEYAIKRFYGVTMNLAELDSSMTVLQELLGAHASTQTGNRHRFIIGEGSDEAAIDIIIDPSLPRARQSAGSVHHIAWRVKDFLAHEEWQKRVEQGGLHPTEIIDRFYFHSIYFREPGGVLYEIATDKPGFTVDESLENLGTQLVLPPWYEPHRSRIEHALPPIVIPTWK; encoded by the coding sequence ATGAAGAGTAAAATTTTAGGAATACATCATATTACCGCAATGGCAAGCGATGCCCAGAGCAATGTTGATTTTTATGTCAATGTTCTTGGGTTACGGTTTGTCAAAAAATCGATCAACCAAGATGCACCGGATGTGTATCATTTGTATTATGGGGACGAAACGGGAAGTCCCGGAACGGCAATGACATTTTTCCCTTTTGGAAGAGCTGCGCGAGGAACAAGGGGGAACGGAGAGATATCGCATGTGGCGTTTGCTGTACCAACAAGGTCGCAGGATTTTTGGATCTCTCACCTTGCAAAGCACGGAATTCAATTTGACGGTCCGTACAAAATATTTGGTGAGGAAGTTCTCACGTTTCTTGATCCAGACGGATTGGCCATTGATCTTGTTTTTAGCGACAAACAAGAATTACGACATCCTTGGAAGAAAAGTTCGGTTCCTGTTGAATATGCCATTAAAAGGTTTTATGGTGTCACCATGAACTTGGCAGAACTCGATTCTTCGATGACTGTTTTGCAGGAATTGCTCGGTGCACATGCGTCAACTCAAACAGGAAATCGTCATCGGTTTATCATAGGTGAAGGGAGCGATGAAGCAGCGATTGATATCATAATTGATCCATCATTACCTCGTGCACGGCAATCTGCTGGTTCGGTACATCATATTGCGTGGAGAGTGAAAGATTTTCTGGCGCATGAAGAGTGGCAAAAGAGAGTGGAACAGGGAGGATTACATCCAACGGAAATCATTGACCGATTCTATTTCCATTCCATTTATTTTCGCGAACCCGGCGGCGTGCTATATGAAATTGCGACAGACAAACCCGGTTTCACAGTAGACGAATCCTTAGAAAATCTTGGAACACAGTTGGTACTTCCGCCGTGGTATGAACCGCATCGTTCACGTATTGAACATGCGTTGCCCCCAATTGTTATTCCCACATGGAAATAA
- a CDS encoding (4Fe-4S)-binding protein, translated as MVTFNKNYSNGEVTVHWKPDVCVHSGNCARQLSSVFNPRLKPWINVEGAGTEIIINAVEGCPSGALTWSNNKREIHEE; from the coding sequence ATGGTTACATTCAATAAAAATTATTCAAATGGTGAGGTCACAGTTCATTGGAAACCTGATGTCTGCGTCCATTCCGGCAATTGTGCACGACAATTATCAAGTGTGTTCAACCCGCGATTAAAGCCTTGGATTAATGTGGAAGGAGCCGGAACCGAAATAATCATTAACGCAGTCGAAGGTTGTCCTTCGGGTGCCTTAACATGGAGTAATAATAAAAGAGAAATACATGAAGAGTAA
- a CDS encoding NADPH-dependent FMN reductase: MHIVGISGSLRKGSYNTALLTVAQLLLPEGTTFEIAEIGNLPFYNSDIDGNLRPNVIKQFRNILAAADGLLFAVPEYNYSLPGVFKNAIDWASRGADSPLLNKPVGLMGATNGMWGTVRMQQSIRPIFQSLNMFPVNKPEVYVSRAREKFDENGMLKDEKTKDVIRQHLQALKDLMVQFNNKD; the protein is encoded by the coding sequence ATGCATATAGTCGGAATTTCAGGGAGTTTGCGCAAAGGTTCATATAATACTGCGCTGTTAACAGTGGCGCAGTTATTATTACCCGAAGGAACGACTTTTGAGATAGCAGAGATCGGCAATTTACCGTTCTATAATTCAGACATTGACGGTAATTTACGTCCCAATGTGATTAAACAATTCAGGAATATACTTGCAGCCGCAGACGGGTTGTTATTTGCCGTGCCCGAATATAACTATTCGCTTCCCGGTGTTTTTAAGAATGCCATCGATTGGGCATCTCGAGGTGCTGATTCTCCTTTATTAAATAAGCCGGTTGGATTAATGGGAGCAACGAATGGAATGTGGGGAACAGTGCGAATGCAGCAATCTATCCGTCCGATTTTTCAATCGTTGAACATGTTTCCGGTAAATAAACCAGAAGTGTATGTTTCACGAGCAAGAGAAAAATTTGACGAAAATGGCATGTTAAAAGACGAAAAAACAAAAGACGTAATTCGTCAGCATTTACAGGCCTTAAAGGATTTGATGGTACAATTCAACAATAAAGATTAG
- a CDS encoding YceI family protein: MVNPATNLNSVDLQKKWNIDVAHTNINFTVSHMVISEVTGNFKEFEGTVVSTKDDFSDSQIEVSINAKSINTESNDRDNHLRSADFFDAENHPVLTFKSGMIEVKGNGTLAISGDLNLRGISKPIVLDAQFKGQAVNPWGQIVAAFKASTTINRKSWGLSWNAALEAGGFLVGEEIKLNLNIELNQAK; encoded by the coding sequence ATGGTAAACCCCGCCACCAATTTAAATTCAGTCGATCTTCAGAAAAAATGGAACATCGATGTAGCTCATACAAATATTAATTTTACAGTGTCGCATATGGTCATCTCCGAAGTGACAGGGAATTTCAAAGAATTTGAAGGAACCGTTGTTTCAACAAAAGATGACTTCAGCGATTCCCAAATCGAAGTATCCATCAATGCAAAAAGCATCAACACCGAAAGCAACGATCGGGATAATCACCTTCGCAGCGCAGATTTCTTTGATGCAGAGAATCATCCAGTGCTCACATTTAAGAGCGGAATGATTGAAGTGAAAGGAAACGGTACACTTGCAATTTCCGGTGACCTTAACTTACGCGGAATATCTAAACCGATTGTGCTTGATGCTCAGTTTAAGGGACAAGCAGTCAATCCTTGGGGTCAAATTGTGGCAGCGTTTAAAGCTTCCACAACAATTAACCGTAAATCCTGGGGATTGTCATGGAATGCCGCATTGGAAGCAGGCGGATTTCTTGTCGGAGAAGAGATCAAATTAAATCTCAATATTGAACTCAATCAAGCAAAATAG
- a CDS encoding YceI family protein, with protein MKQVVTMTLAILFISTTAFTQTKWKVDKSHTMINFSVSHMVISEVTGQFNEFDATMEATKEDFTDAKINVTIKTKSINTGTNSRDNHLRSADFFNADVDSNITFTSAKIEKTSNDTYKIYGSLTMRGVTKDVVLDTKYKGKIKGGKGMVSAFKATTSIARKEWGLGWNRTIESGNLLVGENVDLTIFIEFAEAKI; from the coding sequence ATGAAACAAGTAGTAACAATGACGCTCGCAATTCTTTTCATCTCGACAACTGCATTTACACAAACAAAATGGAAAGTCGATAAATCACATACAATGATCAATTTCAGTGTCTCACATATGGTTATTTCTGAAGTAACGGGACAATTCAACGAATTTGATGCTACAATGGAAGCAACAAAAGAAGATTTTACCGATGCAAAGATTAATGTCACGATTAAAACGAAAAGTATTAATACCGGCACCAACAGCAGAGACAATCATTTACGAAGCGCAGATTTTTTTAACGCCGATGTCGACAGCAATATTACATTTACAAGCGCAAAAATCGAGAAAACCAGTAACGATACCTATAAGATTTACGGTTCATTGACGATGCGTGGAGTAACGAAAGATGTTGTTCTTGATACAAAGTATAAAGGAAAAATCAAAGGAGGAAAAGGGATGGTATCAGCGTTTAAAGCAACAACGTCCATTGCGCGAAAAGAATGGGGATTAGGTTGGAACCGTACTATTGAATCCGGAAATTTACTTGTCGGAGAAAATGTTGATCTTACAATATTTATCGAATTTGCAGAAGCAAAAATATAA
- a CDS encoding MarR family transcriptional regulator yields the protein MKTTKKYGKNADLALSLWVKLARAFDTLAVLTAKDIDSFGLTPPQFGVIEALGHLGSMKIGEMCSKKLMTGGNMTVVIDNLEKQGLVERVKDQNDRRAYIVRLTKSGEDKFAEMFPAHAHYVEKYVSAALSVEEIHQLSALLKKLGLALKSNL from the coding sequence ATGAAAACAACCAAAAAATATGGTAAAAATGCTGATTTAGCCCTCTCATTGTGGGTAAAATTAGCTCGAGCATTCGATACACTAGCAGTTCTAACAGCAAAGGATATCGATAGCTTCGGCCTAACCCCGCCTCAATTCGGTGTGATAGAGGCACTTGGGCACCTTGGATCGATGAAAATTGGAGAAATGTGTTCCAAGAAACTTATGACTGGCGGGAATATGACGGTTGTGATTGATAATCTCGAAAAGCAAGGCCTTGTGGAAAGGGTGAAAGATCAGAATGACCGAAGGGCATATATCGTACGATTAACGAAAAGCGGCGAGGATAAATTTGCCGAAATGTTTCCGGCGCATGCTCACTATGTTGAAAAATATGTATCGGCTGCGCTTTCTGTAGAGGAAATTCATCAGCTCTCAGCATTATTAAAAAAACTAGGATTAGCATTAAAATCGAATTTATAG
- a CDS encoding M20/M25/M40 family metallo-hydrolase, which yields MRTLIVGFVILFSSILYAQQSHFDVAVTMKNKGLEELLAYEMLKDLTSNVGTRLSGSEGYEKAVVWGKRALEQAGADSVWLEPVIVPKWVRGNIEQASASAGSSRMELTICALGGSVGTPKNGISGEVIEVNSFDEVKELGVKAKGKIIFYNRPFDRTKVNTGEAYGGAVNQRGSGAIEAAKVGAVGVLVRSMTNAIDDVPHTGAMRYLDSIPKIPAAAISTIDANTLSDLLKKEKSVVVTLQLSAKIYPDVQSFNVVGEIKGLEYPREIVLVGGHLDSWDKGTGAHDDGSGVVQSIETVRLIKTLNVVPKRTIRVVLFANEENGLKGARAYAAREQGKKEKHIAAIESDAGGFLPRGFGVTSDSLRFVKIKSYSNLLEIVGAEKIQRGGGGADIGPLESFGTALIGLSPESQRYFDYHHSNHDTIDKVHPRELELGAIAMAILSWAIAQDGL from the coding sequence ATGCGAACACTTATAGTTGGTTTTGTTATTCTGTTTTCTTCAATTCTTTATGCGCAGCAGTCACATTTTGATGTGGCAGTTACTATGAAAAACAAAGGTCTTGAAGAATTATTAGCATATGAAATGTTAAAAGATCTCACGAGCAACGTCGGAACTCGATTAAGTGGATCCGAAGGGTATGAAAAGGCGGTTGTGTGGGGGAAACGAGCTTTAGAACAAGCTGGTGCTGATTCAGTCTGGCTTGAGCCGGTGATAGTGCCAAAATGGGTTCGCGGAAATATTGAACAGGCATCTGCTTCTGCCGGAAGTTCACGAATGGAATTGACGATTTGTGCACTAGGCGGTAGTGTTGGAACTCCGAAAAACGGTATCAGTGGAGAGGTGATTGAGGTAAACTCATTTGATGAAGTGAAGGAGCTAGGAGTAAAAGCAAAAGGGAAAATTATTTTTTATAATCGTCCTTTCGATAGGACGAAAGTTAATACCGGTGAAGCTTACGGAGGAGCAGTAAATCAACGAGGCAGCGGTGCCATTGAGGCGGCAAAAGTCGGTGCTGTTGGCGTTCTTGTTCGATCAATGACAAATGCCATCGATGATGTACCCCATACTGGTGCTATGAGATATCTTGATTCAATTCCAAAAATACCTGCAGCAGCTATCAGTACGATTGATGCAAATACTTTAAGTGATTTGCTGAAAAAAGAGAAATCAGTTGTGGTCACATTGCAATTGAGTGCAAAAATATATCCCGATGTACAATCATTTAATGTTGTTGGTGAAATTAAGGGCTTAGAATATCCTCGAGAGATTGTCCTTGTCGGCGGACACCTTGATTCATGGGATAAAGGAACAGGCGCACATGACGATGGGAGCGGAGTAGTTCAAAGTATTGAAACAGTGCGATTAATTAAAACGTTGAATGTGGTACCGAAGAGGACAATTCGAGTTGTACTATTTGCGAATGAAGAAAACGGATTAAAGGGAGCGCGTGCGTATGCTGCTCGTGAACAGGGGAAAAAAGAAAAGCATATCGCAGCAATTGAAAGTGACGCAGGAGGTTTTCTTCCGAGAGGATTTGGAGTGACATCGGACTCTTTAAGATTTGTGAAAATCAAATCATATTCCAACCTACTAGAAATTGTTGGCGCGGAAAAAATTCAACGTGGCGGGGGTGGTGCAGATATTGGACCGCTTGAATCGTTTGGAACAGCACTTATTGGATTGAGTCCGGAATCCCAACGGTATTTCGATTACCATCATTCTAATCACGATACGATCGATAAAGTACATCCAAGAGAATTAGAACTCGGTGCTATTGCTATGGCAATTCTTTCATGGGCTATTGCTCAAGACGGATTATAA
- a CDS encoding HIT domain-containing protein, which translates to MKRLFSPWRSQYIATFKNEKPQKGESLFARIIRQNKDEKNLVIIRKKYCFVMMNLYPYNSGHLMIVPYKQTSEMSDLTLEENAEIMSTTAEMIEILKKVMKPQGFNFGANLGRVAGAGIDDHIHFHIVPRWNGDTNFMPTLGDVKVVSEDIQSTYKKIIATLRTNKSYKSKRK; encoded by the coding sequence ATGAAAAGACTCTTTTCTCCCTGGCGATCACAATATATTGCGACATTTAAAAATGAGAAACCACAAAAAGGTGAGTCGCTTTTTGCCCGAATAATACGGCAGAATAAAGATGAAAAAAATCTTGTGATTATTCGGAAGAAGTACTGTTTTGTGATGATGAATCTCTATCCTTATAACAGTGGTCATTTAATGATCGTCCCGTACAAACAGACTTCGGAAATGAGTGATCTTACGCTTGAGGAAAATGCGGAAATCATGAGTACCACGGCAGAAATGATTGAAATTCTAAAAAAAGTGATGAAACCGCAGGGATTTAATTTCGGTGCGAATTTAGGACGAGTGGCAGGGGCCGGAATTGATGATCATATACACTTTCACATTGTTCCTCGCTGGAATGGTGACACGAATTTTATGCCAACATTGGGAGATGTAAAAGTTGTTTCGGAAGATATACAATCAACATATAAAAAAATCATAGCTACATTACGAACAAACAAATCATACAAGTCAAAAAGGAAATAA